In Cynocephalus volans isolate mCynVol1 chromosome 3, mCynVol1.pri, whole genome shotgun sequence, one DNA window encodes the following:
- the GRAMD2A gene encoding GRAM domain-containing protein 2A: MHGKTASLKSPVFCTKKLDKVQEPPDYSLHWPEGLKGGEIKKCSQEGMVLSKYNQQYHKLFKDIPLEEVLLKVCSCALQRDLLLQGRLYISPNWLCFHASLFGKDIKVVIPVVSVQMIKKHKMARLLPNGLAITTNTSQKYVFVSLLSRDSVYDTLRRVCTHLQPSSKKSLSVREFPEEPQCKSLEVLIPEMKWRKVCPASSSLSLPDNIPRIPRASMDSTDSFFHSTKSSGSENAVCEEDKLEEEPSSNGELRLWDYRLLKVVFVLICFLVMSSSYLAFRISQLEQQLCSLNWDGPVPGHR, translated from the exons ATGCATGGAAAGACAGCTTCTCTGAAGAGTCCTGTGTTCTGCACAAAGAAACTAGACAAAGTTCAGGAGCCCCCAGACTACAG TCTGCACTGGCCAGAAGGCTTGAAGGGCGGAGAGATAAAGAAGTGCAGTCAAGAAGGG ATGGTACTGAGTAAATACAACCAGCAATACCACAAGCTGTTTAAGGACATTCCCTTGGAGGAGGTGCTTCTCAAAG TGTGCTCCTGTGCCCTCCAGAGGGACCTCCTTCTCCAGGGCCGACTCTACATCTCCCCCAACTGGCTCTGCTTCCATGCCAGCCTCTTTGGCAAAGATATCAAG GTAGTCATTCCTGTGGTATCTGTGCAAATGATCAAAAAACACAAGATGGCGCGGCTCCTTCCCAATGGACTGgccatcaccaccaacaccagCCAGAAG TACGTCTTTGTGTCATTGCTCTCTCGGGACAGTGTATATGACACGCTGAGGAGGGTGTGCACCCACCTACAG CCTTCCAGCAAGAAGAGTCTGAGTGTAAGAGAATTTCCAGAGGAACCCCAGTGCAAGTCTCTG GAAGTCCTCATCCCTGAGATGAAGTGGAGAAAAGTGTGCCCTGCCTCCAGTTCCCTGTCCCTCCCAGACAACATCCCTCGTATCCCTCGTGCTTCCATGGACTCCACAGATAGCTTCTTCCACTCCACGAAGTCTTCAGGGTCTG AGAATGCTGTCTGTGAGGAAGACAAGCTCGAGGAGGAGCCCAGCAGCAATGGGGAGCTGAGGCTCTGGGATTACCGCCTCCTCAAGGTCGTCTTTGTGCT CATCTGCTTCTTGGTCATGTCCTCATCCTATCTGGCATTCCGCATCTCCCAGCTGGAACAGCAGTTATGCTCCTTGAATTGGGATGGCCCAGTTCCTGGGCACAGGTGA
- the SENP8 gene encoding sentrin-specific protease 8, with protein sequence MDPVVLSYMDSLLRQSDVSLLDPPSWLNDHIIGFAFEYFANSQFRDCSNHVCFISPEVTQFIKCTSNPTEIAMFLEPLDLPHKSVVFLAINDNSNQAAGGTHWSLLVYLQDKNSFFHYDSHSRSNSVHARQVAVKLEAFLGRKGDKLVFVEEKAPAQQNSYDCGMYVICNTEALCQNFFRQQPESLLQLLTPTYITKKRGEWKDLIAKLAKN encoded by the coding sequence ATGGACCCTGTAGTCTTGAGTTACATGGACAGTCTACTGCGGCAGTCAGATGTCTCATTATTGGATCCTCCAAGCTGGCTTAATGACCATATTATTGGGTTTGCCTTTGAGTACTTTGCCAACAGTCAGTTTCGTGACTGCTCTAACCACGTCTGCTTCATCAGCCCCGAAGTCACCCAGTTCATCAAATGCACTAGCAACCCAACAGAGATCGCCATGTTCCTCGAACCCCTGGACCTCCCCCACAAGTCAGTTGTATTCTTAGCTATCAATGATAACTCCAACCAGGCAGCTGGGGGAACCCACTGGAGTTTGTTGGTTTATCTCCAAGATAAAAATAGCTTTTTTCATTATGATTCCCATAGCAGGAGCAACTCAGTTCATGCAAGACAGGTAGCAGTGAAACTAGAGGCTTTCTTAGGCAGAAAAGGAGACAAACTAGTCTTTGTGGAAGAGAAAGCCCCTGCTCAACAAAACAGCTATGACTGTGGAATGTACGTGATATGTAACACTGAGGCCTTATGTCAGAACTTCTTTAGGCAACAGCCAGAATCACTACTGCAGCTACTCACTCCTACATACATCACAAAGAAGAGGGGAGAATGGAAAGATCTCATTGCCAAACTTGCTAAAAATTAG